One Nicotiana sylvestris chromosome 12, ASM39365v2, whole genome shotgun sequence genomic window carries:
- the LOC104246567 gene encoding uncharacterized protein, giving the protein MLSSWKRSNIQQANIEASVSSAIGIVRQEMQAEMDRKLQEEREQTAAELRRNMEIELERKLAEERQHANEERQHANAETDKRISLEVEKKMHEQFASFLTRMQQQQGQGT; this is encoded by the exons ATGCTATCTTCGTGGAAAAGGAGTAACATTCAGCAGGCAAACATAGAGGCCAGCGTGTCTTCTGCTATTGGTATTGTGCGTCAAGAGATGCAAGCCGAGATGGATAGGAAGTTGCAAGAAGAACGTGAACAAACGGCTGCTGAGTTGCGAAGAAATATGGAAATTGAGTTGGAAAGGAAGTTGGCAGAGGAGCGTCAACACGCAAATGAGGAGCGTCAACACGCAAATGCAGAAACAGACAAGAGGATCTCTCTAGAAGTGGAGAAGAAGATGCATGAACAATTTGCTAGTTTCTTGACCAGAATGCAACAACAACAG GGACAAGGCACTTAA